In Arachis hypogaea cultivar Tifrunner chromosome 2, arahy.Tifrunner.gnm2.J5K5, whole genome shotgun sequence, a genomic segment contains:
- the LOC112752076 gene encoding cytochrome P450 83B1: protein MELQPLLIFYLAIIPMFLFLIFQFYRTFKNNNNPSFPPGPRGLPLIGNLHQLDNTILHLQLSQLFKKYGPIFSLQLGLRPAIIISSSKLAKEVLKNHDHEFCGRPRLLGQQKLSYNGLDIAFSSCGDYWREVRKISVTHVLSARRVSSFSSIRHFEVKQMLKKISKHASSSKVTNLNDALMSLTSTIICRSAFGRRYDDEGAERSRFHSMLNKCEEMFASFFVSDYIPFLGWIDRINGLNKRLYENFKELDEFYQEVIDEHMDPNRKTNPEEEDMIDVLLQLKKQRSFSIDLTYDHIKAIFMDMLVGATDTTAATSVWAMTALIKNPRVLKKVQEEIRTTLRSNNNNKKKKDFLEEDDIQKLTYFKAVIKETLRLHLPLPLLLPRETKEASIIDGYKIPSKTLVYINAWAIHRDPEKWKDPEEFYPERFLLLDKNIDVGGQDFDLIPFSYGRRQCPGMHMAIAALDLILANLLYCFDWELPDGVQKEDIDTEVLPGLVQHKKNPLCLFAKPFM from the exons ATGGAGTTACAACCACTTCTAATTTTCTACCTAGCAATAATACCTATGTTTCTATTTCTCATCTTCCAATTCTATAGgacttttaagaataataataatccaTCTTTTCCTCCTGGTCCTAGAGGCCTTCCCTTAATAGGAAACCTTCATCAACTAGATAACACCATTCTTCACCTTCAACTATCTCAACTCTTCAAGAAATATGGCCCAATTTTCTCCCTTCAATTAGGGTTAAGGCCTGCCATTATCATTTCCTCATCAAAACTTGCCAAAGAGGTACTAAAAAACCATGATCATGAATTTTGTGGAAGACCAAGATTACTTGGCCAACAAAAATTGTCCTATAATGGCTTAGATATTGCATTTTCTTCATGTGGTGATTATTGGAGAGAAGTTAGAAAAATAAGTGTTACACATGTCCTAAGTGCTAGGCGTGTCTCAAGCTTTTCCTCAATAAGACACTTTGAGGTAAAACAAATGTTAAAGAAAATATCCAAACATGCCTCATCTTCTAAAGTAACAAATTTGAATGATGCATTAATGTCTCTCACTAGCACTATCATTTGTAGAAGTGCTTTTGGGAGAAGGTATGATGATGAAGGAGCTGAAAGGAGTAGGTTTCATAGTATGCTAAATAAGTGTGAAGAAATGTTCGCTAGCTTCTTTGTTTCGGATTACATTCCTTTCTTGGGTTGGATTGATAGAATCAATGGATTGAATAAACGTCTTTATGAGAATTTTAAGGAGTTGGATGAGTTCTATCAAGAGGTGATTGATGAACACATGGATCCAAATAGAAAGACTAATCCGGAAGAAGAGGATATGATTGATGTGTTGCTTCAGTTGAAGAAACAACGTTCGTTTTCCATAGACCTTACTTATGATCACATCAAAGCAATTTTCATG GACATGCTTGTAGGAGCAACAGATACAACAGCAGCTACAAGTGTTTGGGCAATGACGGCTCTAATAAAAAATCCAAGAGTGTTGAAGAAAGTTCAAGAAGAAATTAGAACCACACTAagaagcaacaacaacaacaagaagaagaaagatttCTTAGAAGAAGATGACATTCAAAAGTTGACCTATTTCAAGGCAGTAATAAAAGAGACACTAAGGTTGCATTTACCATTGCCATTGCTTCTACCAAGAGAAACCAAAGAAGCTAGCATCATTGATGGATATAAAATTCCATCCAAGACATTAGTGTACATAAATGCATGGGCTATACATAGAGACCCAGAGAAGTGGAAGGATCCAGAAGAGTTTTATCCAGAGAGATTCTTGTTATTGGACAAGAACATAGATGTTGGTGGACAAGATTTTGATTTGATTCCATTTAGTTATGGTCGGAGACAGTGTCCAGGGATGCATATGGCAATTGCGGCATTGGATCTTATACTTGCTAATCTTCTTTATTGCTTTGATTGGGAGTTGCCAGATGGAGTTCAAAAGGAAGATATTGATACTGAAGTCTTACCTGGACTTGTTCAACATAAGAAGAATCCTCTTTGCCTATTTGCAAAACCCTTCATGTAA
- the LOC112752082 gene encoding cytochrome P450 83B1, whose product MMPPLILLVLYLTLPLFLFFLVRNLMNPNKSKTLPPGPKGLPIIGNLYKLDNSVLHLQLWNLSKKFGPIFTLWLGFRPAIIISSPQLAEEAMKIQDPKFCGRPKFVAQQRISYNGIEMAFSPYDNCWKEIKKICVSNVLSPRRIAGYYSIRKEEVKKMMKKIQQHATSSEVVNLKDPLLNLMMNLVCKIVLGRTYEDEGPERERFLSLFDECNAWLGTYFLSDYFPFLSWIDRMMGLHSRLDKNFKELDEFYQEIIDEHSDPNRKVLEGEEDVTHILLQMQKDHSTSMDLTNDHVKAIIMDILVGATDTTAATTVWIMTNLIKNARVLKKVQEEIRSLGGKKDFLEEDEIQKFTYFKAVIKESLRLHLPAPIIPRATHESCNIGGYQIPPNTLVYVNTWAIHRDPQSWKDPEEFYPERFLDNDINLRGQDFKLFPFGSGRRMCPGLPLATAALDLILANLLNSFDWELPEGIKREDIDYERLPGIAHHKKNPLYLIAKTHI is encoded by the exons ATGATGCCACCACTAATTCTTTTAGTACTATATCTTACTCTTCCtttgtttctctttttccttgtccGAAACCTTATGAACCCTAATAAGAGCAAAACCCTACCACCAGGTCCCAAAGGCCTTCCCATAATTGGCAACCTTTACAAGCTAGATAACTCAGTTCTTCACCTTCAGCTATGGAATCTCTCGAAGAAATTCGGGCCAATATTCACCCTTTGGCTAGGGTTTAGGCCTGCCATCATTATTTCATCGCCTCAACTGGCCGAAGAGGCGATGAAAATACAAGACCCTAAGTTTTGTGGAAGGCCTAAATTCGTTGCACAACAAAGAATTTCTTATAATGGGATCGAGATGGCATTTTCGCCATACGATAATTGTTGGAAAGAGATCAAGAAAATTTGTGTTTCTAATGTCCTTAGCCCTAGGCGCATCGCCGGATATTACTCGATAAGGAAAGAAGaggtgaagaagatgatgaagaagatacAACAGCATGCAACTTCATCGGAAGTTGTAAATTTGAAGGATCCACTCCTCAACCTTATGATGAATCTTGTATGCAAGATTGTTCTAGGGAGGACTTATGAAGATGAAGGGCCTGAGAGGGAAAggtttcttagtttgtttgatgaGTGTAATGCTTGGTTGGGAACCTACTTTCTCTCAGATTATTTTCCATTTCTGAGCTGGATCGATAGGATGATGGGACTCCATTCGCGTCTCGATAAGAACTTCAAGGAGTTGGATGAGTTCTACCAAGAAATCATTGATGAACACTCGGATCCTAATAGGAAGGTTTTGGAGGGAGAGGAAGATGTAACTCATATCTTGCTTCAAATGCAAAAGGATCATTCAACGTCCATGGACCTCACTAATGATCATGTCAAAGCAATAATCATG GACATACTTGTTGGAGCAACGGATACAACTGCGGCCACAACGGTTTGGATCATGACAAATCTAATAAAAAACGCAAGAGTGTTGAAGAAAGTTCAAGAAGAAATTAGGAGCTTGGGAGGGAAGAAAGATTTCTTGGAAGAAGATGAGATTCAAAAGTTTACATATTTCAAAGCCGTTATAAAAGAATCACTAAGATTGCATCTTCCAGCACCTATAATTCCAAGAGCCACACATGAAAGTTGCAACATTGGTGGATACCAAATTCCACCCAACACACTTGTTTATGTGAACACTTGGGCTATCCATAGAGACCCTCAATCTTGGAAGGACCCAGAAGAATTTTATCCAGAAAGATTCTTAGACAATGATATCAACCTTCGAGGGCAAGATTTCAAGCTTTTTCCATTTGGTTCAGGTCGTAGAATGTGCCCTGGTTTGCCTTTAGCAACTGCAGCGCTTGATCTTATTCTTGCTAATCTTTTAAATTCCTTTGATTGGGAATTGCCAGAAGGAATCAAAAGGGAAGACATTGATTATGAAAGGTTACCAGGAATTGCTCATCACAAGAAGAATCCTCTCTATCTTATCGCAAAGACCCACATATAA
- the LOC112720150 gene encoding cytochrome P450 83B1-like has translation MLPPLDLSLYLIIPLFVFLFIRTLKKKSLKSLPGPKGLPIIGNLHQLDNLILYKQLSQLSKKHGPIFSLKLGLRRAIVVSSSKLAKETLKNHDIVFSGRPKLLGQQKLSYNGLDIALSQYGDHWREVRKIGVTHVLSARRVSSFSSIRNFEIQKMIEKISTHASSSSSSKVVNLSEMLVSLNSTIICRSAFGRRYDDNEGVERSRFHGLFNELQAVVAANFVSDYIPFLGWIDRLNGMHKRLERIFKEMDSFYQEVIDEHMDPNRKTLKDKGEEDMIDVLLQLKKERSSSIDITYDHIKALVMDMLVAATDTTSATTVWAMFALMKNPRVLKKVQEEIRNQEIKKDYLEEDDIQKFTYFKAFIKEVLRLHLPAPLLVPRETTQHCIIDGYEIPAKTIVYINAWAIHRDPEIWKDPEEFYPERFLENHIDFRGQDFELIPFGSGRRICPGLHMAVTTLDLVLANLLYSFNWELPLGVRKEDIDTQVLPGLVLHKKNPLCLVAKRHI, from the exons ATGTTGCCACCACTTGATCTAAGTCTATATCTTATTATTCCCTTGTTTGTGTTTCTTTTCATCCGAACCCTAAAGAAAAAATCCCTTAAATCACTACCTGGTCCTAAAGGCCTTCCCATAATAGGGAACCTTCATCAATTAGATAATTTAATCCTTTATAAGCAACTATCTCAACTCTCTAAGAAACATGGCCCTATATTCTCCCTTAAACTAGGGTTAAGGCGTGCCATTGTTGTTTCCTCATCAAAACTAGCCAAAGAGACACTAAAAAACCATGACATTGTTTTCTCCGGAAGGCCTAAGTTACTAGGGCAACAAAAATTGTCCTACAATGGCTTAGATATTGCGTTATCCCAATATGGTGATCATTGGAGAGAAGTTAGAAAGATTGGTGTTACCCATGTTCTTAGTGCTAGGCGTGTATCAAGCTTTTCCTCAATAAGAAATTTTGAGATacaaaaaatgatagaaaaaataTCTACTCatgcttcatcatcatcatcttcaaaaGTTGTAAACTTGAGTGAGATGTTGGTGTCTCTTAATAGCACTATTATATGTAGGAGTGCTTTTGGGAGAAGGTATGATGATAATGAAGGAGTTGAGAGGAGTAGGTTCCATGGTTTGTTCAATGAGTTACAAGCTGTTGTGGCTGCTAATTTTGTTTCGGATTATATTCCTTTCTTGGGTTGGATTGATAGACTCAATGGGATGCATAAACGTCTTGAAAGAATTTTTAAGGAGATGGATAGTTTCTATCAAGAAGTCATTGATGAACACATGGATCCCAATAGAAAGACTTTGAAGGATAAGGGAGAAGAAGACATGATTGATGTCTTGCTTCAATTGAAGAAGGAGCGTTCATCTTCCATTGACATCACCTATGATCACATCAAAGCATTGGTCATG GATATGCTTGTAGCGGCAACAGACACTACTTCAGCTACAACTGTTTGGGCTATGTTTGCCCTAATGAAAAACCCAAGAGTTCTAAAGAAAGTTCAAGAAGAAATTAGAAACCAAGAAATCAAGAAAGATTATTTAGAAGAAGATGATATTCAAAAGTTTACCTATTTTAAGGCTTTTATAAAAGAGGTACTTAGGTTGCATCTTCCAGCACCACTCCTTGTGCCAAGAGAAACAACTCAACATTGCATTATAGATGGCTATGAAATTCCAGCCAAGACAATAGTTTATATAAATGCATGGGCTATACATAGAGATCCGGAAATTTGGAAGGATCCGGAAGAGTTCTATCCTGAAAGGTTCCTCGAAAATCATATCGATTTTCGAGGGCAAGATTTCGAGTTGATTCCGTTCGGTTCGGGTAGAAGAATTTGCCCTGGATTGCATATGGCAGTTACAACACTTGATCTAGTCCTTGctaatcttttatattcttttaactGGGAATTGCCTTTGGGAGTGAGAAAGGAAGACATTGATACTCAAGTATTGCCTGGACTTGTTCTACATAAGAAGAATCCTCTTTGCCTTGTTGCAAAGAGACACATATAG
- the LOC112752090 gene encoding large ribosomal subunit protein uL13w: protein MVSGSGICAARVVVDARHHMLGRLASIVAKELLNGQKVVVVRCEEICISGGLVRQKMKYMRFLRKRMNTKPSHGPIHFRAPSKIFWRTVRGMIPHKTKRGEAALARLKVFEGIPPPYDKTKRMVIPDALKVLRLQKGHKFCLLGRLSSEVGWNYYDTITELEKKRKEKAHLLYERKKQLNKLRVKAEKVAEEKLGSQLDILAPVKY from the exons atggTGTCGGGTTCAGGGATATGCGCAGCGCGTGTGGTGGTCGACGCGCGGCACCACATGCTCGGTCGTCTTGCGTCGATAGTGGCGAAGGAGCTTCTGAACGGTCAGAAGGTGGTGGTGGTGAGGTGCGAGGAGATCTGCATCTCCGGCGGTCTCGTTAGGCAGAAGATGAAGTACATGCGGTTCCTCCGTAAGAGGATGAACACTAAACCCTCTCATGGCCCCATCCATTTCCGCGCTCCTTCCAAGATCTTCTGGCGCACGGTTCGCGGCATGATTCCTCACAAGACGAAGCGCGGCGAAGCTGCTCTTGCTCGCTTGAAGGTTTTCGAGGGAATCCCTCCTCCTTATGATAAGACGAAGAGGATGGTGATCCCTGATGCTCTCAA GGTTTTGAGGCTTCAGAAGGGGCACAAATTCTGCTTGCTTGGTAGATTGTCATCTGAAGTTGGATGGAATTATTATGATACCATCACG GaattggagaagaagaggaaggagaaggcGCATTTGTTGTACGAGAGAAAGAAGCAGCTGAACAAATTGAGGGTGAAAGCTGAGAAGGTTGCTGAGGAGAAGCTTGGTTCCCAACTTGATATCCTTGCTCCAGTCAAGTACTGA